In a single window of the Egibacteraceae bacterium genome:
- a CDS encoding MGMT family protein encodes MACPRPGGGSRGVTVPPTFAERVAAVLADLSVGDVVSYGEVAAAVGARGAARGVGGVLRTLDDVPWWRVVRADGSLAAPKHAEQRRRLEAEGVTVRSGRASTGPPRVLTRPGIRPAEDRGDGVTPGGAPRHARAGAHRRSGRSAS; translated from the coding sequence ATGGCCTGTCCGCGCCCCGGTGGAGGCAGCCGTGGCGTGACGGTGCCGCCCACCTTTGCCGAGCGCGTCGCCGCGGTGCTGGCGGACCTGTCCGTCGGCGATGTCGTCAGCTACGGCGAGGTCGCCGCCGCGGTGGGCGCCCGGGGGGCCGCCCGGGGGGTCGGCGGGGTGCTGCGCACCCTCGACGATGTGCCCTGGTGGCGCGTGGTGCGCGCCGACGGCTCGTTGGCTGCTCCGAAGCACGCCGAGCAGCGCCGGCGTCTGGAGGCCGAGGGTGTCACGGTCCGGTCGGGGCGCGCCTCGACCGGCCCGCCTCGGGTGCTGACCCGCCCCGGGATCCGCCCGGCGGAGGACCGCGGGGACGGGGTCACCCCTGGTGGAGCACCTCGACATGCACGTGCGGGTGCGCACCGGCGTAGCGGTCGATCTGCGAGCTGA